A single Zingiber officinale cultivar Zhangliang unplaced genomic scaffold, Zo_v1.1 ctg73, whole genome shotgun sequence DNA region contains:
- the LOC122037737 gene encoding WAT1-related protein At2g40900-like: MLKIFILAMLGITIQQNVYYVGLHLISPTVASALGNVIPAFTFLLAIVLRMEKLNLKTVRGRAKLAGAIFCITGSLIFTFWKGHFVGGLCYFTYDPTSFRKS, from the exons ATGCTAAAAATATTCATTCTTGCTATGTTGGGTATAACAATTCAGCAAAATGTATACTACGTTGGACTCCATCTCATTTCTCCAACTGTTGCCAGTGCCTTGGGCAATGTCATTCCTGCTTTTACTTTCTTATTGGCAATTGTACTGAG GATGGAAAAGCTCAACTTGAAGACTGTAAGAGGGAGGGCCAAGCTTGCAGGGGCCATCTTCTGCATCACTGGTTCCCTGATCTTCACATTTTGGAAAGGTCATTTTGTTGGGGGCCTTTGTTACTTCACCTATGATCCAACTTCATTTCGAAAGTCCTGA
- the LOC122037739 gene encoding disease resistance protein RPM1-like: MEAAFISLLINKLAQVAFNQAQSRCSQILLQHTTPPLDQIHARVRRITDEFIVMKAFLEGSNWFTIAATNKPLEAWIEQVRKVAFEIEDIIDEYLYLVGRQREMTWKNYLMAPSDLCFNLAKAWRGIDSRLEKMEKDLSELSSRRDRFGITISGNEDGVKNSERDTHHYRAYSPMLNDEDDLVGIEVNKSKLLSWLTNADTCRKMTAIAVWGMGGHGKTTLVANVYRNNTVKSHFDCQVWVTVSQTYSVLEELLRIMIKEIFKGKEDLVPNGITTMQRLELFDIIKESLQLKRYIIVLDDVWHVDLCNHISRAFIDSNNGSRLIITTRMHEVARIASDEHIMKLQQLNEKDAWTLFCKKAFRRENNKDCPKELEDYIGRILNKCQGSPLAIVAIGSLLSFKEKSQTEWKKVYDNLQWEFENNPALDKVKSILNLSFNDLPYYLKNCFVYCSIFPEDYLINRKKLIRLWVAEGFVEAKSKNRSMEEEAEGYLAELVDRSMLQVVNRNAFGRLQTFKLHDVVREVTLAISRKAKFSMILDGSQSGLDFQTRRLSIQTNDESLDLDRSLSLSQLRSLVMLSTCYSSSDSLRAVLTSLKMLRVLELEGTPISNLPNEISALFNLHYLGLRGTKVEKLPNNIQKFQSLETLDLRGSNIVKLPRGVTQLKQLRHLLMFEGEIEFGGSTVVGCVPTLKGAGQWKNLQTLRQVKANKNLVQQLEDMKELRTLEVTEVEYAHCPQLCTSLTKLAKLHSLCLSARSEEQLNFEILNSPPPPLQKLTLSGRLFEGKMPKFICSCEELTYVQLMSSHLIEDPLPSLGQLHKLVELTLWEDSYDGQKLHFRTGWFLNLKVLYLETLRNLNNIVIEEGAMPNLVKLIMSSLGELRMIPPGIEFLTNLQSLELCALPEELVEKLRNDDDNEVLQRIGGTRNVVVDSISN, encoded by the exons ATGGAGGCTGCTTTCATCTCCTTGCTGATCAACAAGCTCGCCCAAGTCGCATTCAACCAAGCGCAGAGCAGATGCTCTCAGATACTGCTGCAGCACACAACTCCACCGTTAGATCAGATTCACGCGAGAGTGAGACGAATCACCGACGAGTTCATAGTGATGAAGGCTTTCCTCGAAGGTTCTAATTGGTTCACTATTGCTGCTACTAACAAACCACTCGAGGCTTGGATCGAACAG GTGAGGAAGGTCGCCTTCGAGATAGAAGACATCATCGATGAATACCTTTATCTGGTTGGAAGACAACGGGAAATGACATGGAAGAATTATCTCATGGCACCATCTGACCTTTGTTTCAATCTTGCTAAGGCTTGGCGTGGTATTGATTCTCGGTTAGAAAAGATGGAGAAAGATCTTTCTGAACTTTCAAGCAGGAGAGATCGATTTGGTATAACAATAAGTGGCAATGAGGATGGAGTGAAGAATTCAGAAAGAGACACACATCATTATCGGGCTTATTCACCCATGTTAAATGATGAAGATGATTTAGTGGGGATAGAAGTGAACAAATCTAAGTTGCTTTCGTGGTTGACTAATGCTGATACTTGCAGGAAGATGACAGCAATTGCGGTGTGGGGAATGGGTGGCCATGGGAAAACTACACTCGTTGCAAATGTCTATCGCAATAATACCGTGAAGAGTCACTTTGATTGTCAGGTATGGGTTACAGTCTCACAAACTTATAGTGTACTGGAAGAACTCCTAAGAATAATGATCAAGGAAATCTTCAAGGGAAAAGAGGATCTTGTCCCAAATGGTATCACTACCATGCAACGATTAGAGTTATTTGACATCATCAAAGAAAGTTTGCAACTAAAGAGATATATAATTGTGTTAGATGATGTTTGGCATGTAGACTTGTGTAATCATATTAGTCGTGCTTTTATTGATAGCAACAATGGAAGTAGACTAATTATTACCACTAGAATGCATGAAGTAGCAAGGATAGCAAGTGATGAACATATCATGAAGCTGCAACAACTTAATGAGAAAGATGCATggactttgttttgcaagaaggCATTTCGaagagagaacaataaagattGTCCAAAAGAGCTTGAGGATTACATCGGTAGGATTTTGAACAAATGTCAAGGCTCACCATTAGCTATTGTAGCAATTGGCAGTTTATTATCATTCAAGGAAAAGAGTCAAACTGAATGGAAGAAAGTCTATGATAACCTTCAATGGGAGTTTGAAAACAACCCTGCGCTAGATAAAGTGAAGAGTATTCTCAACCTGAGCTTCAATGATTTGCCTTACTATTTAAAGAATTGTTTTGTATATTGTAGCATCTTCCCTGAAGATTATCTAATAAACCGGAAGAAACTAATCCGATTGTGGGTAGCTGAAGGATTTGTGGAGGCAAAGAGCAAAAACAGATCAATGGAAGAGGAGGCTGAAGGCTATCTTGCTGAACTTGTGGATCGGTCCATGCTTCAGGTGGTTAACAGAAATGCATTTGGGAGACTTCAGACTTTCAAATTGCATGACGTTGTAAGAGAGGTAACACTAGCAATATCTAGAAAGGCAAAATTTAGCATGATTCTTGATGGTTCACAATCAGGTTTGGACTTTCAAACTCGCCGCCTTTCCATCCAAACAAATGATGAATCCCTTGATTTAGATAGGAGCCTGAGCCTTTCACAACTTCGCTCTTTGGTTATGTTATCAACTTGCTATTCTAGTTCAGATTCCCTAAGAGCAGTCTTAACTAGTTTAAAAATGTTGAGGGTGTTGGAGCTGGAAGGAACTCCAATCTCCAACTTACCAAATGAAATTTCAGCCTTGTTTAACCTTCACTATTTGGGTTTGAGGGGTACAAAAGTGGAAAAACTTCCCAACAATATCCAAAAGTTCCAGAGTTTGGAAACACTTGACCTCCGTGGTTCCAATATAGTGAAGCTCCCACGTGGTGTGACACAATTGAAGCAACTTCGTCACCTACTTATGTTTGAAGGTGAAATTGAATTTGGGGGATCAACTGTAGTTGGATGTGTTCCAACTCTCAAAGGGGCAGGGCAGTGGAAGAACCTACAAACCCTCAGACAAGTTAAAGCAAACAAGAACCTTGTACAACAATTGGAAGACATGAAAGAGCTCCGAACATTGGAAGTTACAGAGGTGGAATATGCCCATTGTCCTCAGCTTTGCACCTCATTGACTAAGCTGGCTAAACTTCATAGTTTATGCTTGTCTGCAAGGAGTGAAGAACAGCTCAACTTTGAAATATTAAATTCTCCACCTCCTCCACTTCAGAAGTTGACATTGTCGGGTAGATTATTTGAAGGGAAAATGCCTAAATTTATTTGCTCTTGTGAAGAACTCACATATGTGCAACTGATGTCGTCACATTTAATCGAAGATCCACTTCCTTCACTCGGACAATTGCATAAACTAGTGGAGTTAACATTGTGGGAAGATTCATATGACGGACAAAAACTGCACTTTAGAACAGGTTGGTTCCTTAATCTTAAGGTGCTTTACTTGGAGACTTTGAGGAACTTAAATAACATTGTGATAGAGGAAGGTGCCATGCCAAATTTAGTTAAGCTAATAATGAGTAGTCTTGGAGAATTAAGAATGATCCCTCCTGGTATCGAGTTTCTCACCAATCTCCAAAGTCTCGAACTATGTGCCCTACCTGAGGAGCTAGTGGAAAAATTAAGAAATGACGATGACAACGAAGTCCTACAAAGAATTGGAGGTACTCGAAATGTTGTTGTTGATTCAATAAGCaattaa